Part of the Deinococcus roseus genome, AGAATCTGACCGGTGTCCAGCGCATCGATCATGGCGAGGCGTTCTTCAGGGTCCAGATGGATGCCCTCTTTCATCACGGTGTGCCCATACACCCCAAAGACGTACCCGAACATGGGCACCCACTCCGGGTTTTTCTCCCACCAGGTTTTGTGCTCCCGGTTGGAGTAAAAGAACTCATCGAAGATGGCATGGGTGGGCATGGGTCCCACGTGGGCAAAGTGGGTGCGGCCCACAATGATTTCTCTGGGAAAGCTGGCCACCCAGGCTTTCAGCTCATCGGGAAATTCCCGGCCCCCTTTTTCGGGGTCAAACTCGTTGTGCTTGGTCCCAAAACCCGAGCCCAGGCTGAATTTGTGGGTCAGGGCAGCATCATCGTGGTTGCCAAACAGGATGTGCATGTTGCCATTACAAGCATCATAGGTTCTTTTCAGGCGGTTCAGTTCCCGGATCTGGGAACGGGCTGCACTGGACAGGTGCTGGGGGTTCTCCGGGTCAAAGTTGTCGATCCCGGTCATCAGGGAATATTCCATCTGGGTTTTGGGATGGATCAGGTCGCCGGTCAGGATCAACTGATAATCGCCTGTTTTCATCAGGGCGGTGGGGCTGCCCTGGTCGTCGATCAGGGGGGTGGATTTGAGGGCCCGCCAGAGGTCTCCCCAGCTGGCATGCACATCTCCGATGGCATAAATCTTAAGCATGGTGCCCGTTCTTCTTCAGC contains:
- a CDS encoding metallophosphoesterase, which translates into the protein MLKIYAIGDVHASWGDLWRALKSTPLIDDQGSPTALMKTGDYQLILTGDLIHPKTQMEYSLMTGIDNFDPENPQHLSSAARSQIRELNRLKRTYDACNGNMHILFGNHDDAALTHKFSLGSGFGTKHNEFDPEKGGREFPDELKAWVASFPREIIVGRTHFAHVGPMPTHAIFDEFFYSNREHKTWWEKNPEWVPMFGYVFGVYGHTVMKEGIHLDPEERLAMIDALDTGQILELTFGPDLSQKPEARILSFKS